The Enteractinococcus fodinae genome has a segment encoding these proteins:
- a CDS encoding RDD family protein → MSYAQNPSREPRWAGEFLGLPESGPASAASYPRRIGAIFIDWFVASGIAMIIEPGNSWWVLVVFIGMHFALLWLFGTTLGKRVFKIQVVQVGGATIKLYQAAIRAVLLGLVIPVLVIDRDGRGLHDKLAGTVQIHM, encoded by the coding sequence ATGAGCTACGCACAGAATCCTTCACGAGAACCACGGTGGGCCGGCGAATTTCTCGGCTTACCGGAGTCCGGGCCAGCCTCAGCGGCCTCATATCCACGCCGTATCGGTGCGATTTTTATCGACTGGTTTGTTGCCTCGGGAATTGCGATGATCATAGAACCCGGCAACTCGTGGTGGGTCTTGGTGGTCTTTATTGGCATGCACTTCGCACTGTTATGGCTGTTTGGCACGACGCTGGGTAAGCGAGTATTTAAAATCCAAGTGGTTCAGGTCGGTGGCGCGACCATCAAGCTGTATCAAGCAGCGATTCGTGCGGTACTGCTTGGGCTGGTGATTCCTGTACTGGTGATCGATCGGGACGGTCGCGGTTTACATGACAAACTGGCCGGCACCGTACAGATTCATATGTGA
- the glnA gene encoding type I glutamate--ammonia ligase, whose amino-acid sequence MFTSPEEVLSYIQDEDVVFVDIRFTDLLGGQHHFNVPAKSVDQDFFTTGQLFDGSSIPGFAGIADSDLQLIPDVGTAFIDPFRKHKTLCMSFSILSPRTGEAYVRDPRSVAQRAEDYVASTGIADTAIFAAEAEFYIFDDVRFETHLPHRAFFALDSDEAFWNDATEIEGGNLGHRNRTMKGYFPVPPVDKHADLRDDISLLLDQVGLEVERSHHEVGAGGQGEINYKFNTLVRAADDVQLFKYVVKGAAEQAGKSATFMPKPVFGDGGSGMHCHQSLWMDGEPLFYDERGYANLSDTARWYIGGLLKHASAVLAFTNPTVNSYKRLVKGFEAPVNMLYSQGNRSAAVRIPVTGSNPKAKRLEFRAPDPSGNPYLGFAAQLMAGLDGIRNRIEPAEPIDKDLYELPPEEAAGIQQAPRTLAEAIDALEEDHDFLLAGDVFTEDIIQTWIDLKRETEIAPMEAMVSPKEFELYYSV is encoded by the coding sequence ATGTTCACCTCGCCCGAAGAAGTTTTATCTTATATTCAGGACGAAGATGTGGTTTTTGTTGATATCAGGTTCACCGATCTGCTCGGGGGCCAGCACCACTTCAATGTCCCTGCCAAATCGGTAGACCAAGACTTCTTCACCACTGGGCAACTTTTTGACGGCTCATCGATTCCTGGTTTCGCCGGCATCGCCGACTCAGATCTGCAATTGATCCCGGATGTGGGCACTGCCTTCATCGACCCGTTCCGTAAACATAAGACCCTGTGCATGTCCTTTTCCATCTTGTCGCCGCGCACGGGTGAAGCCTATGTTCGTGACCCGCGGTCCGTAGCTCAGCGAGCTGAAGACTACGTTGCTTCCACAGGTATCGCTGACACCGCGATCTTCGCTGCTGAGGCTGAGTTCTATATTTTTGATGACGTACGGTTCGAAACGCATCTCCCCCATCGAGCGTTTTTTGCGCTGGACTCAGATGAGGCGTTCTGGAACGATGCCACTGAGATCGAAGGTGGCAACCTAGGCCACCGCAACCGCACCATGAAGGGTTACTTCCCTGTCCCGCCCGTCGATAAACATGCCGACCTGCGCGACGATATTTCCCTGCTGCTTGACCAAGTGGGGTTAGAAGTGGAGCGCTCCCACCACGAAGTAGGAGCCGGCGGCCAAGGTGAAATTAACTACAAATTCAATACCTTGGTGCGTGCCGCCGATGATGTGCAGTTATTCAAATACGTCGTCAAAGGTGCCGCAGAGCAAGCCGGCAAATCAGCCACCTTCATGCCCAAACCTGTGTTTGGTGATGGCGGCTCAGGCATGCACTGTCACCAGTCGTTGTGGATGGACGGTGAACCGCTGTTCTACGATGAACGCGGCTACGCGAACCTGTCTGATACGGCTCGCTGGTACATTGGTGGATTACTCAAACACGCTTCGGCGGTCTTGGCATTTACCAACCCCACGGTGAACTCATATAAGCGCCTGGTCAAAGGGTTTGAGGCCCCAGTCAACATGCTCTACTCCCAGGGCAACCGGTCGGCTGCTGTACGTATCCCCGTCACCGGTTCGAATCCGAAAGCCAAACGTCTGGAATTCCGTGCGCCAGACCCTTCCGGGAACCCATACCTGGGGTTTGCAGCCCAGTTGATGGCCGGCCTTGATGGGATCCGAAATCGCATCGAGCCAGCCGAACCGATCGATAAAGACCTCTACGAACTTCCGCCAGAAGAAGCAGCTGGTATTCAGCAAGCACCGCGCACCCTTGCAGAAGCCATCGATGCCCTCGAAGAGGACCATGACTTCCTGTTAGCCGGAGATGTCTTTACTGAAGACATCATCCAAACCTGGATCGACCTCAAACGCGAAACCGAAATCGCCCCGATGGAAGCCATGGTTTCGCCCAAAGAGTTTGAACTCTACTACAGCGTCTAG
- a CDS encoding spermidine synthase codes for MNTPTERVRIVPAEFDDGWVLEVDGDIQSHVDVHAPRLIRFEYLRRIGNVLDTCWPPSQPIRILHLGAGALTLARYVQATRPGSEQTVIELDAELMELVASELPPDPDTDLRIVIGDARAKLHELDDKGFEAIVVDIFTGPDTATHLCDPGFYQDVLMRLSAQGVLLVNIGDEEGLEFFRRQAQVLHQVTTTRELNGVWTLADASTLDRKLAGNAVLAAGPGLPRGHDEVTTLRSRLAAAGPFPATVLTPGQTATLTQIYADDEEMT; via the coding sequence ATGAATACACCAACGGAACGGGTACGAATCGTCCCTGCTGAATTTGATGACGGCTGGGTGTTGGAGGTCGACGGTGATATTCAATCCCACGTCGATGTGCACGCCCCCCGGTTGATCAGATTCGAATACCTGCGCCGTATCGGCAATGTCTTAGACACGTGTTGGCCGCCCTCGCAACCGATACGAATCCTGCATCTGGGAGCGGGTGCGCTCACCTTGGCGCGGTACGTGCAAGCGACTCGACCTGGTTCCGAGCAAACTGTCATTGAACTCGATGCAGAACTGATGGAACTTGTCGCCTCAGAACTGCCCCCTGATCCAGACACAGATTTGCGCATCGTCATCGGAGATGCTCGAGCCAAACTGCACGAGCTGGATGACAAGGGCTTTGAGGCGATCGTCGTGGATATCTTCACCGGCCCGGACACCGCCACCCACTTATGCGACCCTGGGTTCTACCAAGACGTCTTGATGCGATTATCTGCACAAGGCGTCTTGTTAGTAAATATCGGCGATGAGGAAGGGCTCGAGTTCTTCCGCCGACAAGCACAAGTGCTCCACCAGGTGACTACCACCAGGGAGCTAAATGGCGTCTGGACGCTCGCTGATGCTTCCACGTTGGACCGCAAACTTGCTGGCAATGCAGTGCTCGCGGCAGGACCGGGATTACCGAGGGGCCACGATGAGGTCACCACCCTGCGTTCCCGATTGGCAGCCGCAGGACCCTTCCCAGCCACCGTATTGACGCCCGGGCAGACGGCAACGCTGACGCAGATATATGCGGATGACGAAGAGATGACCTGA
- the ribD gene encoding bifunctional diaminohydroxyphosphoribosylaminopyrimidine deaminase/5-amino-6-(5-phosphoribosylamino)uracil reductase RibD, which yields MLSHTQLSSAMQRAITLAHRGPADDVNPQVGCVIVDAHGQIVSEGFHAGAGTDHAEIVALTNLHPGLDPATLTAVVTLEPCNHTGKTPPCADALVRSEIGTIVYGQPDLGEQSSGGATKLTTHGRCVIGGIESRATRDLIADWRVRSNIAESGIIAKWAQSLDGRLAAADGTSQWITSAASRRHVHTQRALADVIITTTASVATDNPSLTARHPTGELLVPPKDQPLPVIFGRGSVDQQAVIHRHPALTYRGLNAAPRFAGHDLAADFDQLTDLIGHRPRVFIEAGPTFLNAVLAAQLADQLLIYTAPSLLGGPHHVVEDLGITTLAERFNFAFTGIHRLDTDLVTTLRKDH from the coding sequence ATGTTATCTCACACCCAGCTTTCTTCCGCGATGCAGCGTGCTATTACGCTCGCGCACCGCGGTCCAGCCGATGACGTCAACCCTCAAGTCGGCTGCGTCATTGTTGATGCTCACGGCCAGATCGTCTCGGAAGGGTTCCACGCCGGAGCCGGCACCGACCACGCCGAGATTGTAGCGTTGACCAATCTGCATCCCGGGTTGGACCCCGCCACACTCACCGCCGTCGTGACCTTGGAACCCTGCAATCACACCGGCAAAACGCCGCCGTGCGCGGATGCACTGGTCCGCTCTGAGATCGGCACGATCGTCTATGGCCAACCCGACCTAGGTGAGCAGTCTTCTGGAGGCGCGACCAAACTGACCACGCATGGTCGGTGTGTCATCGGTGGTATCGAATCTCGAGCGACCCGCGATTTGATCGCAGACTGGCGCGTTCGCAGTAACATCGCTGAGTCCGGCATCATCGCCAAGTGGGCGCAATCGTTGGACGGCCGACTTGCCGCAGCTGACGGCACCAGCCAGTGGATCACCTCGGCGGCCTCGCGGCGTCACGTGCACACCCAGCGCGCATTAGCCGATGTCATCATCACCACCACCGCCTCGGTTGCCACCGATAATCCGTCCCTGACCGCCCGGCATCCCACCGGGGAGCTCCTTGTACCGCCCAAAGACCAACCGTTACCCGTTATTTTTGGGCGCGGTTCCGTTGATCAGCAGGCCGTCATCCACCGTCACCCTGCCTTAACATATCGCGGCTTGAACGCTGCCCCGCGTTTTGCCGGGCACGATCTCGCCGCAGACTTTGACCAGCTAACGGACCTTATCGGGCATCGACCCCGGGTGTTTATTGAAGCAGGCCCAACCTTTCTCAACGCGGTGCTGGCAGCACAACTTGCTGATCAGCTGCTGATTTATACGGCACCGTCACTGTTAGGCGGACCCCATCACGTCGTAGAAGATCTGGGCATCACGACCTTGGCCGAACGCTTCAATTTCGCCTTCACCGGTATCCACCGGCTCGATACCGACCTCGTCACCACCCTTCGGAAGGACCACTAA
- a CDS encoding riboflavin synthase, which yields MFTGIVHTRGTITAIENTSDDTLAMTVNAPSVLTDVSRGDSIAIDGVCLTVTDHTDATFTADVMIQTLNLTSLGGKTTGDEVNVEPAMAATDRFGGHIVQGHVEATGTILEIAPDEQWTRMRISLPDHLAPYLIDQGSITVNGISLTVASVTPPTATEHAFEIFLIPETLAATTMGEAAVGDVVNLETDLLARHIARIIQFNTKEEK from the coding sequence GTGTTTACCGGCATCGTCCACACCCGCGGCACTATCACCGCGATCGAAAACACCTCAGACGACACCCTAGCTATGACGGTGAATGCGCCCAGCGTGCTCACTGACGTCAGCCGAGGGGATTCCATCGCGATCGACGGCGTGTGTCTAACCGTCACCGATCACACCGACGCGACCTTTACCGCTGACGTCATGATCCAGACCCTGAATCTCACCTCGCTGGGTGGCAAGACCACCGGCGATGAGGTCAATGTAGAGCCCGCCATGGCAGCTACCGACCGATTCGGCGGGCACATCGTTCAAGGCCACGTCGAAGCGACCGGCACCATTCTCGAAATCGCACCCGATGAGCAGTGGACGCGCATGCGCATCAGTCTGCCCGACCACTTGGCCCCGTATCTGATCGACCAAGGCTCCATCACGGTCAACGGCATCTCGCTGACCGTCGCCAGCGTGACACCCCCGACCGCAACGGAACATGCCTTTGAGATCTTCTTAATCCCGGAAACGCTAGCAGCCACCACCATGGGAGAGGCCGCTGTCGGCGATGTGGTGAATCTTGAGACTGACCTCCTTGCCCGTCATATCGCCCGCATCATTCAGTTCAACACCAAAGAGGAAAAATGA
- the ribB gene encoding 3,4-dihydroxy-2-butanone-4-phosphate synthase encodes MTLDNITQAIEAIAAGQPVIVADDEDRENEGDLILSAQLATTETIAFMVEHSSGLLCAPMSDAIADRLELPMMVTNNQDVRQTAYTVTVDAAEGVTTGISAADRAHTVNLLAGSETVPADLNRPGHILPLRAVAGGVRQRPGHTEAAVELMNLAGLAPVGVIAEIVADDGDMMRLPGLIEMGAEQNIPVITIEALIDYLNEHHPETAPAQVIHRHVSQRAEAVVPTNFGDLTMKVYRDRKAGVEHVALIGPNTLLATDQPTVVRVHSECLTGEAFGSQKCECGAQLDAALAHIGTHGGIVIYLRGHEGRGIGLGNKIRAYQLQSTGLDTVEANEHLGLPVDARSYQAAAEILDSLGIHNVELLTNNPDKVAQLEANGINVTQRLGLIVGQHPENLNYLTTKATKLDHAIPSENV; translated from the coding sequence ATGACACTCGACAACATTACCCAAGCTATTGAGGCCATCGCCGCGGGCCAACCGGTGATCGTGGCTGATGACGAGGACCGCGAAAACGAAGGCGACCTCATCTTGTCAGCGCAACTTGCCACCACCGAGACCATCGCTTTCATGGTTGAACATTCTTCGGGACTGTTGTGCGCGCCGATGTCAGACGCCATCGCAGATCGGCTGGAACTGCCCATGATGGTCACCAACAACCAAGATGTGCGGCAGACCGCCTACACGGTGACCGTCGACGCAGCAGAAGGGGTGACCACCGGTATCTCGGCGGCCGATCGCGCGCATACGGTGAATTTGCTGGCCGGTTCTGAGACCGTGCCGGCAGATCTCAACCGTCCCGGGCACATCCTGCCGTTACGTGCCGTCGCCGGAGGCGTGCGACAACGTCCTGGGCACACCGAAGCTGCCGTCGAGCTGATGAACCTGGCCGGGTTAGCTCCCGTAGGTGTCATCGCCGAGATCGTGGCAGACGACGGCGACATGATGCGCCTACCGGGACTCATCGAGATGGGTGCGGAGCAAAACATTCCGGTCATCACCATCGAAGCGCTCATCGATTACCTCAATGAACACCACCCGGAAACAGCGCCTGCCCAAGTTATTCATCGGCACGTATCCCAGCGTGCCGAAGCCGTTGTGCCGACGAACTTTGGGGACCTGACGATGAAGGTCTACCGGGATCGTAAAGCCGGGGTAGAACACGTGGCACTGATTGGCCCCAACACCTTGTTAGCAACGGATCAGCCCACCGTGGTGCGCGTGCACTCGGAATGTCTTACCGGAGAAGCGTTTGGTTCACAAAAATGTGAGTGCGGAGCCCAACTGGATGCAGCGCTGGCACACATCGGCACCCACGGGGGCATCGTGATCTATCTGCGCGGACACGAGGGACGCGGCATTGGCCTGGGCAATAAGATCCGGGCCTACCAGCTGCAATCCACCGGGCTAGACACCGTTGAAGCCAACGAGCATCTTGGGTTACCCGTCGACGCCCGCAGCTACCAAGCCGCCGCCGAGATCCTCGACAGCTTGGGCATCCACAACGTCGAACTGCTGACCAATAATCCCGATAAGGTCGCCCAACTTGAAGCCAACGGGATCAACGTCACCCAACGGCTGGGACTCATCGTGGGGCAACACCCCGAAAATCTCAACTATCTCACCACCAAAGCCACCAAGCTCGACCACGCTATCCCTTCTGAAAACGTCTAA
- the ribH gene encoding 6,7-dimethyl-8-ribityllumazine synthase — protein MAKHGAPQLQVDATGLNVAIIAGSWHTTVMNGLIDGAKTTLDASGATYQLITVAGSFEIPLAAQSALANGYDAVVCLGVIIRGDTPHFDFVADAVTSGLTRVQLDAGKPVGFGILTVDNDAQALARAGLADSEESKGQEAAEAALQLAVTVRQLTE, from the coding sequence ATGGCCAAACACGGCGCTCCCCAACTTCAAGTCGATGCCACTGGACTCAACGTCGCAATCATCGCAGGCTCTTGGCACACGACCGTCATGAATGGGCTTATCGACGGTGCGAAAACAACCCTGGACGCTTCCGGGGCGACATATCAGCTCATCACCGTTGCTGGGTCGTTTGAAATCCCGCTGGCCGCGCAGTCCGCACTGGCCAATGGTTATGACGCTGTGGTCTGTCTGGGAGTCATTATCCGCGGGGACACACCCCATTTTGATTTCGTGGCTGATGCCGTGACCTCCGGGCTGACCCGAGTCCAACTCGATGCTGGGAAACCAGTAGGATTCGGTATTCTCACGGTAGATAACGATGCCCAGGCGCTGGCTCGCGCCGGGCTGGCCGACTCGGAAGAGTCGAAAGGCCAAGAGGCCGCAGAGGCCGCACTTCAGCTTGCGGTGACAGTCCGGCAACTCACGGAATAA
- a CDS encoding LLM class flavin-dependent oxidoreductase — MSILDLATVRHGQPIAESLQESTELAVLADELGFHRLWFAEHHNMETIASSATAVLLAHMGAHTHNIRLGAGGIMLPNHAPLIIAEQFGTLRELYGDRVDLGLGRAPGTDQKTLMALRRTNQSADRFPSDVLELQSYLQGESRIPGINAYPGSGTNVPLIILGSSHFGAQLAAQLGLTYSFASHFAPQMLESAAALYRSEFSPSNDLAKPYFIAAANVIVAETEDHAQHMWERAKRARIRTMLGRGRHLSDEEVEQLVHSAPGQQVLQMLEMTAVGTPDQVREWLDDFAARVSADELIITNMAGPLEDRKQALQLVSDHIIHR, encoded by the coding sequence GTGTCCATTTTAGATTTGGCAACCGTACGCCACGGCCAGCCGATCGCCGAATCGCTTCAAGAATCTACGGAACTGGCCGTGCTGGCCGACGAACTGGGTTTCCATCGCCTGTGGTTTGCAGAACACCACAATATGGAAACGATCGCATCATCGGCCACCGCGGTACTGCTGGCGCACATGGGGGCACACACCCACAACATCCGACTCGGGGCCGGGGGCATCATGTTACCCAACCATGCTCCCCTCATTATTGCCGAGCAGTTCGGAACCCTCCGGGAGCTCTATGGCGACCGTGTGGATCTTGGACTTGGCCGGGCCCCTGGTACGGATCAAAAAACCTTGATGGCGTTGCGCCGGACGAACCAATCGGCCGATCGTTTCCCTTCCGACGTGTTGGAATTACAAAGCTATTTGCAGGGTGAGTCGCGCATCCCGGGGATCAATGCATACCCCGGGTCTGGGACCAATGTGCCGTTGATCATCCTGGGTTCGTCGCATTTCGGTGCCCAGCTTGCAGCACAACTGGGCCTGACCTACAGTTTCGCCTCCCACTTTGCCCCGCAAATGCTGGAATCCGCCGCGGCGTTGTATCGCAGCGAATTTAGCCCCTCCAACGATTTGGCTAAGCCCTACTTCATTGCTGCAGCTAACGTCATCGTCGCCGAGACGGAAGACCATGCACAGCACATGTGGGAACGCGCGAAACGAGCTCGCATCCGCACTATGCTCGGCCGGGGTCGACACCTCAGTGACGAGGAAGTCGAACAACTCGTGCATTCTGCTCCCGGTCAACAGGTTTTGCAGATGTTAGAGATGACGGCCGTGGGTACTCCTGATCAGGTCCGCGAGTGGTTGGATGATTTTGCCGCTCGAGTCAGCGCAGATGAACTGATCATCACCAACATGGCTGGGCCGTTGGAGGATCGGAAGCAAGCACTGCAGTTAGTGTCCGATCACATCATTCACCGCTGA